In Sulfuritortus calidifontis, the sequence TCAATTCATTCTAGATAGGCGTTCAGACATTTGGCCAGAATCGGCCGGCGGGGGACGGCTATAATCGGCCGGCTGATTCATTTTTGCCAATCGCAAACCCCGCGCAGACCATGCTCATCCACCCCCAGTTCGACCCCGTCGCCCTCCAGCTCGGCCCCGTCGCCATCCACTGGTATGGCCTGATGTACCTGCTGGCCTTCGGCCTGTTCATCCTGCTCGGTCGCTGGCAGATTCGGCGCCGGCCGGACCTGGCCTGGAGCGCCAAGGATCTGGACGATCTGCTGTTCTACGGCATCCTCGGCGTCGTCGTCGGCGGTCGCCTGGGCGAAGTGCTGTTCTACCAGCCCGGCTACTACCTGGAGCACCCCGGCGAGATCATTGCCGTATGGCGGGGCGGCATGAGCTTCCACGGCGGTTTTCTCGGCGTGCTCGTCGCCCTGGCCTGGTTCGGTCGCAAGACCGGCCGCGGCTTCTGGAACGTCGCCGACTTCGTCGCCCCCCTGGTGCCCCTGGGCCTGGCCGCCGGCCGCATCGGCAACTTCATCAACGGCGAGCTCTGGGGCCGGCCGGCCGACCCCGAGCTGCCCTGGGCCATGGTCTTCCCCCACGTCGACGACATCGCCCGCCACCCCTCCCAGCTCTACCAGGCCATGGGCGAAGGCCTGCTGCTGTTCGTCATCCTCTGGCTCTATGCCGCCAAGCCGAGCGCGGCCGGCGCCACCTCGGCCGTCTTCCTCATCGGCTACGGCGTGCTGCGCTTTGCCGCCGAATTCTTCCGCACCCCCGACCCCGGCATCTTCGGCGTGCTCTCGCTCGGCCTGTCCACCGCGCAGTGGCTGTGCGTGCCCATGGTTGCCGCCGGCATCGGCCTCTTGGCCTGGTCCCGCCGCCGCTAGCCGCCTATGCCGACCCCCGCTTTTTTGCTATATTCGCCGCTCGTTTCGGGGCGGTAGCTCAGCTGGGAGAGCGTCGCGTTCGCAATGCGAAGGTCGGGAGTTCGATCCTCCTCCGCTCCACCAATACCTAACGCCCAACCCTCATCGGTTGGGCGTTTTCATTTGCGGGTTCCGCGACACCATGCGGGGTTTGGCGGCGTTCCGCGTGTGCCACGCGGTAGTGGCAGGGTGGCCGGAAGTCGCCCGGTTCGACTCTCTTTCGCCCTCTTTTCTCTCGAAATCCGCGCCAACTTCTTTGCGGAAGCGCACGCAAATGGCCTTGTGGCCCAGTGACTTGCACGTGCGTCACTGCCATCGGTTGTCCATCGTGCTTGGATGAGCAAGGCATCAAGCCTGCACGGGGCTCAATGCTGCAGCACAGGGCATCGAGTACAGCCCCGGGCGCCCCTG encodes:
- the lgt gene encoding prolipoprotein diacylglyceryl transferase, with translation MLIHPQFDPVALQLGPVAIHWYGLMYLLAFGLFILLGRWQIRRRPDLAWSAKDLDDLLFYGILGVVVGGRLGEVLFYQPGYYLEHPGEIIAVWRGGMSFHGGFLGVLVALAWFGRKTGRGFWNVADFVAPLVPLGLAAGRIGNFINGELWGRPADPELPWAMVFPHVDDIARHPSQLYQAMGEGLLLFVILWLYAAKPSAAGATSAVFLIGYGVLRFAAEFFRTPDPGIFGVLSLGLSTAQWLCVPMVAAGIGLLAWSRRR